Proteins from a genomic interval of Xylocopa sonorina isolate GNS202 chromosome 4, iyXylSono1_principal, whole genome shotgun sequence:
- the Rplp2 gene encoding ribosomal protein LP2 → MRYVAAYLLAALGGKASPSQNDIEKILSSVGIEADGEKLKKVISAMSGKSVDELIAQGHEKLSSMPVGGAVAASTDAAPAGSTAAPAEEKKEEKKPAKEESESEDDDMGFGLFD, encoded by the exons atGCGTTACGTGGCCGCTTATCTTCTAGCTGCCCTAGGAGGCAAAGCTTCTCCTAGTCAAAATGATATCGAAAAAATTTTGTCGTCTGTTGGTATCGAAGCCGATGGTGAGAAACTTAAGAAAGTCATCTCAGCAATGAGTGGGAAGTCTGTTGACGAACTTATTGCTCAAG GGCATGAAAAATTATCATCCATGCCAGTTGGCGGTGCTGTAGCTGCTAGCACAGACGCAGCACCAGCTGGAAGTACTGCGGCGCCAGCCGAAGAAAAGAAAG AAGAAAAGAAGCCAGCGAAGGAGGAATCCGAATCGGAAGATGACGATATGGGCTTCGGTCTCTTTGATTAA